The proteins below come from a single Aspergillus oryzae RIB40 DNA, chromosome 5 genomic window:
- a CDS encoding putative eukaryotic translation initiation factor eIF1a-like protein (predicted protein): MAPPRRKVLATAEETMTPPDELQQGQQIARVIKATGNNLYVVELPSKDTVLVELPSRFRSRIWMKRNSYVVVDTNALEDRDNKLAGEIINIVRDEKVWRKAPFWPKEFVKQSTVVASDSEDEEESNVGKMPPSDDSDA; the protein is encoded by the exons ATGGCACCACCACGGCGCAAGGTACTCGCAACAGCGGAAGAAACTATGACCCCTCCAGATGAGCTTCAACAGGGACAGCAAATCGCGCGAGTCATCAAGGCAACGGGGAACAATTTATATGTGGTCGAACTGCCATCAAAAGACACGGTTTTGGTCGAACTACCTTCCCGCTTCCGTTCAAGAATCTGGATGAAACGCAACTCCTACGTCGTGGTCGATACCAACGCTCTTGAGGACCGGGACAATAAGCTTGCTGGGGAAATCATTAATATCGTTCGGGATGAGAAAGTTTGGCGCAAGGCTCCATTCTG GCCGAAGGAATTCGTCAAGCAATCTACGGTTGTTGCTTCGGAttcagaggatgaggaagagtcAAATGTGGGCAAGATGCCTCCCTCGGACGACTCTGATGCTTGA
- the alg3 gene encoding dolichyl-P-Man:Man(5)GlcNAc(2)-PP-dolichol alpha-1,3-mannosyltransferase (mannosyltransferase), with product MELKHFIHELCLNPRHTKWIAPLLVIGDAFLCALIIWKIPYTEIDWTTYMQQIALYISGERDYTLIKGSTGPLVYPAAHVYSYMALYHLTDEGRDILFGQILFAVLYLVTLAVVMVCYRQSGAPPYLFPLLVLSKRLHSVFVLRLFNDGLAVCAMWIAILLFQNKKWTAGVTAWTVGVGIKMTLLLLAPAIAVVTVLSLSLVPSIRLGILALLIQVLLAIPFLQGNPIGYVARAFELTRQFMFKWTVNWRFVGEDLFLSKQFSLALLGLHIFLLGLFVTTGWLRPSGSNVPDFLRSLLQGRQRTVVLSKSFIMTVMLTSLAIGLLCARSLHYQFFAYLSWATPCLLWRARLHPILIYAIWALQEWAWNVYPSTNASSSVVVFSLAVQVFGVLLNSRNALSDAPPRRKGKEHIQ from the exons atggAGTTGAAGCACTTCATCCACGAACTCTGCCTAAACCCCAGACATACAAAATGGATTGCACCGCTTCTTGTCATAGGCGATGCCTTCCTATGTGCTCTTATCATCTGGAAGATCCCAT ATACTGAGATCGACTGGACGACGTACATGCAGCAGATAGCGCTTTACATCTCTGGCGAACGTGACTATACCCTGATCAAGGGGTCCACTGGACCCCTTGTATACCCGGCCGCCCACGTATATAGCTACATGGCACTCTATCACCTAACAGATGAAGGCCGAGATATTCTTTTCGGGCAGATATTATTTGCTGTCCTTTACCTTGTCACGCTAGCAGTTGTGATGGTTTGCTACAGGCAGTCAGGTGCCCCTCCGTACctgtttcctcttcttgtcctttccaAGCGGCTCCACAGTGTCTTTGTTTTGCGCCTTTTCAATGATGGCCTCGCGGTCTGTGCCATGTGGATAGCGATTCTGCTCTTCCAGAATAAGAAATGGACGGCTGGTGTTACGGCCTGGACTGTTGGGGTTGGCATTAAGATGACGTTACTGCTCCTTGCGCCAGCCATTGCGGTGGTAACTGTGCTCAGCCTTTCCCTCGTGCCTAGTATTCGACTTGGAATTCTAGCATTGCTCATTCAG GTTCTACTAGCGATTCCCTTCCTACAGGGTAACCCCATAGGATACGTCGCGCGGGCCTTTGAGTTGACTAGACAGTTTATGTTCAAATGGACTGTCAATTGGAGGTTTGTGGGTGAAGACTTGTTCCTATCCAAACAGTTTTCTCTAGCCTTACTAGGTTTGCATATTTTTCTGCTGGGATTATTTGTTACCACAGGCTGGTTACGGCCGTCAGGATCTAACGTCCCTGACTTCCTCCGGAGCCTACTCCAAGGACGCCAACGCACCGTGGTGCTTTCTAAGTCTTTCATAATGACCGTGATGTTGACATCGCTGGCGATCGGGTTGTTGTGCGCAAGGTCCCTTCATTACCAATTCTTTGCCTATCTCTCCTGGGCTACGCCTTGCCTTCTCTGGCGGGCTCGGCTCCATCCGATCCTTATATATGCGATCTGGGCACTACAGGAGTGGGCTTGGAATGTCTACCCAAGCACCAATGCCAGTTCTTCGGTCGTTGTCTTCTCACTTGCTGTTCAGGTTTTCGGTGTCCTCCTCAATAGCAGAAACGCACTGAGCGATGCGCCTCCGAGAcgcaaaggaaaggagcaCATCCAGTGA
- a CDS encoding serine/threonine-protein phosphatase (serine/threonine specific protein phosphatase involved in glycogen accumulation, PP2A-related) — protein MSDLDRAIAQLRACRLIPETQVRELCYKARELLIEEGNVVCVDAPVTICGDIHGQFHDLMELFRVGGDVPDTNYLFMGDFVDRGFYSLESFLLLLCLKVRYPDRITLIRGNHESRQITTVYGFYDECIRKYGSANVWRYCCEVFDYLALGALVLGTSSELEPTGPVMNDSTQTGAVLCVHGGLSPLIDTVDKIRLIDRKQEVPHEGAMCDLLWSDPDEIDGWGLSPRGAGFLFGGDIVKQFNYRNDLSLIARAHQLVMEGYKEMFDGGIVTVWSAPNYCYRCGNVASILELGEDTSNGGTVTRSNGDYGRSNGIMTVDRPGVRSPGRRYRVFEAAAQDTRGMPAKKPVADYFL, from the exons ATGAGCGATCTTGATAG GGCGATCGCCCAACTACGCGCCTGTCGCTTGATACCCGAAACCCAGGTCCGCGAACTCTGCTACAAGGCGCGAGAGCTCCTCAtagaagaaggaaatgtCGTCTGTGTAGATGCGCCAGTCACGATCTGTGGTGATATCCATGGTCAGTTTCACGATTTGATGGAGCTCTTCCGAGTCGGAGGAGATGTCCCCGACACCAACTACCTCTTCATGGGCGACTTTGTCGATCGCGGATTCTATTCCCTTGAGTCATTTTTACTACTTCTCTGCCTCAAAGTGCGCTATCCAGACCGTATCACCCTCATCCGTGGAAATCACGAATCGCGCCAAATCACAACGGTCTATGGGTTCTATGACGAGTGTATTCGGAAATACGGCAGCGCCAACGTATGGCGTTATTGCTGTGAAGTCTTTGACTATTTGGCGCTAGGCgcccttgttcttggaaCAAGCTCGGAACTTGAACCGACAGGACCCGTTATGAACGATTCTACTCA AACCGGAGCAGTCCTCTGCGTTCACGGCGGTCTCTCTCCTCTAATCGACACAGTCGACAAGATCCGTCTAATCGacagaaaacaagaagttCCTCACGAAGGCGCCATGTGCGACCTGTTATGGTCGGACCCTGATGAAATTGACGGCTGGGGATTGAGCCCGCGCGGTGCCGGATTTCTGTTCGGCGGGGACATCGTGAAGCAGTTCAACTACAGAAACGACCTATCCCTGATTGCGCGCGCCCATCAGCTTGTGATGGAGGGCTATAAGGAGATGTTCGACGGCGGGATCGTCACTGTCTGGTCAGCCCCCAACTACTGCTACCGATGTGGAAACGTGGCATCCATTCTGGAACTCGGCGAAGACACAAGCAACGGTGGTACGGTGACTAGAAGTAATGGTGACTACGGACGGAGCAACGGCATTATGACAGTCGACAGGCCAGGTGTGAGGAGTCCCGGAAGAAGGTACAGGGTTTTTGAAGCCGCTGCGCAGGATACAAGGGGCATGCCCGCTAAAAAGCCTGTTGCAGATTATTTCCTG TGA